A window of Gammaproteobacteria bacterium contains these coding sequences:
- the gspC gene encoding type II secretion system protein GspC, whose amino-acid sequence MIFSLVKNNRVLEWLQGSGVERVSFAFSAVVVIWIAWQLAVLAWSFIPVAQLPAVTIITELSSVGKRPLDKQSILVRQLASWHLFGEAEKKSLAPKPQQLMNAPETRLKLVLVGVFSAETTDLARAIIADVKGNQLTYSIGSQLPGGAELSEVFADRVILLRNGRPETLFLLKDKSKNMFGSSPSRTSRVKKNRGRASSAPAAVDILKDYRASLTTNPRRLMELVQAVPETRDGQFMGFKLYPGRKPRLFGQLGLQRGDIVTSVNGITMDSPERGFSALNSLSQSEQLDLIVLRKGQEVPISFAAE is encoded by the coding sequence ATGATTTTTTCATTGGTGAAAAATAATCGGGTATTGGAGTGGTTGCAGGGTTCAGGGGTTGAACGTGTCAGCTTTGCTTTTAGTGCGGTCGTTGTAATATGGATAGCCTGGCAATTGGCTGTATTAGCATGGTCATTTATACCTGTTGCGCAATTGCCTGCTGTAACAATTATCACGGAGTTATCATCTGTTGGTAAACGGCCGCTTGATAAGCAATCTATATTAGTACGCCAACTGGCTAGTTGGCATTTGTTCGGGGAGGCCGAAAAAAAATCGCTTGCACCGAAGCCACAACAGCTGATGAATGCGCCGGAAACGCGTCTTAAACTGGTCTTGGTGGGTGTCTTTTCTGCCGAAACGACTGATCTTGCGCGCGCCATTATTGCTGATGTAAAAGGAAATCAATTAACTTATAGTATCGGCTCGCAATTACCTGGTGGGGCAGAGTTAAGTGAGGTTTTTGCCGACCGGGTCATTTTATTGCGTAATGGCCGTCCAGAGACGTTGTTTCTGTTAAAGGACAAGTCGAAAAATATGTTTGGCAGTTCGCCATCCAGGACTAGTCGGGTAAAAAAGAACAGGGGCAGGGCGAGTAGTGCTCCGGCAGCGGTGGATATACTGAAGGATTACCGCGCCTCGTTGACGACTAACCCTCGTCGTTTAATGGAATTGGTGCAGGCAGTGCCAGAGACACGGGATGGTCAGTTTATGGGTTTCAAATTATATCCTGGGCGTAAACCACGATTGTTCGGTCAGTTGGGATTACAGCGAGGTGATATTGTGACCTCGGTGAATGGTATCACTATGGATAGTCCGGAACGTGGGTTTAGTGCATTGAATAGTTTGAGTCAATCAGAACAACTGGATCTGATTGTACTAAGAAAGGGGCAGGAAGTGCCGATTTCATTTGCGGCTGAATAA